AGAGTTAAGAAGCTTTATCTATATCGACGATGTCATCAAGGCGATTTTGGCTAGCGTAAATCTGGATGAGAATGCAGGAGTAATCAACCTTGTTGGTGGTCATGCCGTGTCGATTAAAGAGGTACTTGATAAACTCATACTGTTAAGTGGCAGATCGGTTGAAGTAATTGCGAAAGATTTTAACGGCGTAAAACGGGATCTCGTTTTTGACAACGAGAAACTAAAAAAATACTTACTGCCAGCTGAGACTGATTTTACAACTGGATTAAGCACAGAGTTTGCTTATTTTGAAAATCTAAAATGAATATTATATTTGATCTGGACGGAACGCTGATCGATTCAAAGCCGCGGTTGTATACTCTTTTTCAGCAACTGGTTCCGGCTTCGAAGCTGACATATCAACAATACTGGGATTTTAAGTATGCCAGACTTTCGCACGAGGCTATTCTATCGCGTGAGTTTGGATACGGTGAAGACGAGATTGCCGGGTTTTCCAGGCAATGGATGAGCCTTATTGAAAGCCCCGAAATGCTCGCTTTGGATCTTAACTTCAGCGGCATGCACAAGGCGCTGGAGAAACTAAAGCTTGCGGCTAATCTCCATGTATGTACCGCCCGGCAACTGCGTGATCCTGTACTAAAACAACTGACCAGCCTTAATTTACTGCAATATTTCGATGAAATAATGGTTACCGAACAGAAGCACAGTAAGGAATCATTGATCAGTGAACATATCGCTAACCTGGCAAGCCACGACTGGATGATTGGCGATACCGGTAAAGACATTCAGGTCGGACGCGCATTAGGTATCCGGACATGTGCAGTGCTAAGTGGCTTTATGACCAGGAATTCCTTAACGGAATATCAACCGACCTGCATTATCGAGTCAGCCACTGCGCTGGTGCAAGAGTTACCAAAGGGTTGAACTCTCACTGCTATCATAAAAGCACTGCCTGCAATCTGACGGTGCTTATATGAATATAATAGCTTATACAAGCCATTATCTCATCTCTCAACAACTCTGCAACTCTGCAACTCTGCAACTCTGCAACTCTGCAACTCTGCAACTCTGCATCTCATATTATAATCGATCCCAGTTAACAAAAGTCCAGTGCAAGCCAGAAAATATCGCCCTCCAGCCTGCCGCAAACAGATTTTACCCTACATTATCGGTAAAATGGGCTTTTCCCAAATACTGCTAGCGGGCAGCTTAAGATAAAGTTGGAATTTCATTGATTAATTAATTGATATAAAGTGTTCATAATAGCATAATGTAGAAACAACTGTTCATTTATCTGGCATGGTATTTAATGAATAAGAATCGTCTGTTCTATATAGATTTTATTAGAGCCATATCTCTGATAATGGTTATAATATTTCATTTTTTCATTCAGATCTCTATAGTTAAAGGTGAGAAAAAAATAGACCTTGTTTCAACCTTTGATAAATCTACAGACTTGGGTTCAATTGCCGTTGGTGTTTTCGTGATAGTGTCTGGTTTCTCCCTAATGAACAGCAACCTTAACAACCCGAATTTTAACCCGGGTGACTTCTATTTAAAAAGGTTCTTATCTATATACCCTTCATTTTGGTTGAGTTATTCCCTGGCTGCCTTATCCGGGTACATTTATTATGGTCATCTGCCGAATAACGCACAAGCCTGGACTTTAATATTTTCATTCATCGGGCTGGATGGACTGATAAACCAAATAATCCCAACTTATTATATGGTAGGTGAATGGTTTTTAGGGATGATAATCATACTTTATATATTATTCCCATTAATGTTATTCCTTATAAAAATAAACCCACTACTCCTTACGATATCAGTATTAACTATTAGCATCATTACAAATTACTATTATACTGAATTATTCACATTGAAAAAATGGACAAATCCGATATTTCAGGCTAATTTAATGATATTCGGGATGAATTATTGTTATTATTCACTATCAAAAAACAACCAGATAAATGCAATATTATTCATAACAGGATTTACAAGTTTATTTATTCTTGAACCGCTAGTTAAATCGTTCATTTACCCATGTCTTTTGTTTATATTACTTGCTTACCTCGGTAATCATTTACTTATTGATAGAAACATTGCAAGAGTGATAAGTTTTATAGCAAAATACTCTTTCGCGACTTTCTTGGTTCATCATAAGGTTATTTTTTATATTTCACAATCATTTAACAACATCAATAACCCTATAGCTGTACCTATTGCGTTTATAACTTCAATTATAATTTCTCTAGTTATAGGTTTTTGCGTCACTAATTTATGCAATAAAATAGTTAAAAAAATATTAAGTTAAAAAATTTCGAGCCTGGTCAGATATCGTTAAGAACAGGATCTTCTAATTCACTCAAGTCTGCCCGTTTGCCTTGTGGAACAGTCATCAGCATCTGTTGCTTCTG
This is a stretch of genomic DNA from Winslowiella toletana. It encodes these proteins:
- a CDS encoding HAD family hydrolase, with the protein product MNIIFDLDGTLIDSKPRLYTLFQQLVPASKLTYQQYWDFKYARLSHEAILSREFGYGEDEIAGFSRQWMSLIESPEMLALDLNFSGMHKALEKLKLAANLHVCTARQLRDPVLKQLTSLNLLQYFDEIMVTEQKHSKESLISEHIANLASHDWMIGDTGKDIQVGRALGIRTCAVLSGFMTRNSLTEYQPTCIIESATALVQELPKG
- a CDS encoding acyltransferase family protein codes for the protein MNKNRLFYIDFIRAISLIMVIIFHFFIQISIVKGEKKIDLVSTFDKSTDLGSIAVGVFVIVSGFSLMNSNLNNPNFNPGDFYLKRFLSIYPSFWLSYSLAALSGYIYYGHLPNNAQAWTLIFSFIGLDGLINQIIPTYYMVGEWFLGMIIILYILFPLMLFLIKINPLLLTISVLTISIITNYYYTELFTLKKWTNPIFQANLMIFGMNYCYYSLSKNNQINAILFITGFTSLFILEPLVKSFIYPCLLFILLAYLGNHLLIDRNIARVISFIAKYSFATFLVHHKVIFYISQSFNNINNPIAVPIAFITSIIISLVIGFCVTNLCNKIVKKILS